The following are encoded in a window of Phragmites australis chromosome 22, lpPhrAust1.1, whole genome shotgun sequence genomic DNA:
- the LOC133904843 gene encoding GDSL esterase/lipase At5g33370-like isoform X1 has translation MAAPAAGPAMAVAGALLVLAAAVLCSPAVAGEAELSTGSSTRRQVVPAIYVFGDSLLDDGNNDFLPPAPKSVPPNGVDLPRGVARRTGRFTNGYNLADIIAQHLGFKMGPPAYLSLTSLSSLDLLRGRVGANYASGGSGILDTTGNGTITLREQVQLFVQTKARIIRAGLVCRERLDRRLGRSLFVTGTGGNDLVTFGKGGVPKSEAPEFIAGMVANYIKHINELYKLGVRRLAILDTVPVGCLPSRRATTANGECDAGVNSLSRMFNALLRVEMAKAVAESMPGLKYSIASLYNILSDMIANPTMAGLREVEIGCCGGGKFNGEVDCTAGASLCADRDEYLFWDRAHGTQAAYRRAGLAFFYGPARDADPINLDQLVREPSMAPAAYSAI, from the exons ATGGCCGCCCCAGCTGCGGGCCCGGCGATGGCCGTCGCCGGTGCTCTGCTAGTACTAGCAGCCGCCGTGCTCTGCTCGCCGGCGGTGGCGGGTGAGGCCGAGCTCAGCACCGGGAGCAGTACTCGGCGCCAGGTGGTCCCGGCGATCTACGTGTTCGGCGACTCGCTCTTGGACGACGGCAACAACGACTTCCTGCCGCCGGCGCCCAAGTCGGTGCCCCCGAACGGCGTCGACCTCCCGCGCGGGGTCGCCCGGCGGACCGGGCGCTTCACCAACGGCTACAACCTCGCCGACATCATCG CACAGCATCTGGGATTCAAGATGGGCCCGCCCGCTTACCTCTCGCTGACGTCATTATCAAGCCTCGATCTCCTTCGAGGCCGAGTTGGCGCCAACTACGCTTCCGGTGGATCTGGCATTCTAGATACCACT GGGAACGGGACGATCACCCTGCGTGAACAAGTCCAGCTGTTCGTACAGACCAAGGCCAGAATCATCCGGGCTGGCCTGGTGTGCCGCGAGAGGCTCGATCGCCGGCTGGGCCGGTCCCTGTTCGTCACCGGCACCGGAGGCAACGACTTGGTTACGTTCGGCAAAGGCGGCGTCCCCAAGAGCGAGGCGCCGGAGTTCATCGCCGGCATGGTCGCCAATTACATCAAGCACATCAAC GAGTTGTACAAGCTAGGAGTAAGGAGGTTGGCCATCCTCGACACGGTGCCCGTCGGGTGCCTGCCGAGCCGGCGAGCCACCACGGCCAACGGCGAGTGCGACGCCGGCGTCAACTCTCTGTCGCGGATGTTCAACGCCCTCCTCCGTGTCGAGATGGCCAAAGCCGTCGCGGAATCCATGCCGGGCTTGAAGTACTCCATCGCCAGCCTCTACAACATCCTCTCCGACATGATCGCCAACCCAACGATGGCCG GACTGCGTGAGGTGGAGATCGGATGCTGCGGCGGAGGCAAGTTTAACGGCGAGGTGGACTGCACCGCAGGCGCGAGTCTATGCGCGGACCGCGACGAGTACCTGTTCTGGGACAGGGCGCACGGCACGCAGGCGGCCTACCGCCGCGCCGGCCTCGCCTTCTTCTACGGCCCCGCAAGAGACGCCGATCCTATCAACCTCGACCAGCTGGTCCGAGAGCCGTCCATGGCGCCGGCTGCCTACTCCGCCATCTAA
- the LOC133904843 gene encoding GDSL esterase/lipase At4g28780-like isoform X2 → MAAPAAGPAMAVAGALLVLAAAVLCSPAVAGEAELSTGSSTRRQVVPAIYVFGDSLLDDGNNDFLPPAPKSVPPNGVDLPRGVARRTGRFTNGYNLADIIAQHLGFKMGPPAYLSLTSLSSLDLLRGRVGANYASGGSGILDTTGNGTITLREQVQLFVQTKARIIRAGLVCRERLDRRLGRSLFVTGTGGNDLVTFGKGGVPKSEAPEFIAGMVANYIKHINLYKLGVRRLAILDTVPVGCLPSRRATTANGECDAGVNSLSRMFNALLRVEMAKAVAESMPGLKYSIASLYNILSDMIANPTMAGLREVEIGCCGGGKFNGEVDCTAGASLCADRDEYLFWDRAHGTQAAYRRAGLAFFYGPARDADPINLDQLVREPSMAPAAYSAI, encoded by the exons ATGGCCGCCCCAGCTGCGGGCCCGGCGATGGCCGTCGCCGGTGCTCTGCTAGTACTAGCAGCCGCCGTGCTCTGCTCGCCGGCGGTGGCGGGTGAGGCCGAGCTCAGCACCGGGAGCAGTACTCGGCGCCAGGTGGTCCCGGCGATCTACGTGTTCGGCGACTCGCTCTTGGACGACGGCAACAACGACTTCCTGCCGCCGGCGCCCAAGTCGGTGCCCCCGAACGGCGTCGACCTCCCGCGCGGGGTCGCCCGGCGGACCGGGCGCTTCACCAACGGCTACAACCTCGCCGACATCATCG CACAGCATCTGGGATTCAAGATGGGCCCGCCCGCTTACCTCTCGCTGACGTCATTATCAAGCCTCGATCTCCTTCGAGGCCGAGTTGGCGCCAACTACGCTTCCGGTGGATCTGGCATTCTAGATACCACT GGGAACGGGACGATCACCCTGCGTGAACAAGTCCAGCTGTTCGTACAGACCAAGGCCAGAATCATCCGGGCTGGCCTGGTGTGCCGCGAGAGGCTCGATCGCCGGCTGGGCCGGTCCCTGTTCGTCACCGGCACCGGAGGCAACGACTTGGTTACGTTCGGCAAAGGCGGCGTCCCCAAGAGCGAGGCGCCGGAGTTCATCGCCGGCATGGTCGCCAATTACATCAAGCACATCAAC TTGTACAAGCTAGGAGTAAGGAGGTTGGCCATCCTCGACACGGTGCCCGTCGGGTGCCTGCCGAGCCGGCGAGCCACCACGGCCAACGGCGAGTGCGACGCCGGCGTCAACTCTCTGTCGCGGATGTTCAACGCCCTCCTCCGTGTCGAGATGGCCAAAGCCGTCGCGGAATCCATGCCGGGCTTGAAGTACTCCATCGCCAGCCTCTACAACATCCTCTCCGACATGATCGCCAACCCAACGATGGCCG GACTGCGTGAGGTGGAGATCGGATGCTGCGGCGGAGGCAAGTTTAACGGCGAGGTGGACTGCACCGCAGGCGCGAGTCTATGCGCGGACCGCGACGAGTACCTGTTCTGGGACAGGGCGCACGGCACGCAGGCGGCCTACCGCCGCGCCGGCCTCGCCTTCTTCTACGGCCCCGCAAGAGACGCCGATCCTATCAACCTCGACCAGCTGGTCCGAGAGCCGTCCATGGCGCCGGCTGCCTACTCCGCCATCTAA
- the LOC133905267 gene encoding uncharacterized protein LOC133905267 → MHPLVGALVGERRYWGPAVRHAAAWAAALALAVSVASFAPEAAFVWALAGGGGEGGRACAAGTVRVPLDGGGDHVCVPARMAVRSGVDLLVPPAFAGLAVGASACFVRALAIGRRHDEY, encoded by the coding sequence ATGCACCCTCTGGTGGGGGCGTTGGTGGGGGAGCGGCGCTACTGGGGGCCGGCTGTGCGGCACGCGGCGGCGTGGGCGGCTGCGCTGGCGCTGGCGGTCTCCGTGGCGTCGTTCGCGCCGGAGGCAGCCTTCGTGTGGGCGCTggcgggaggaggcggagaaGGGGGGAGGGCGTGCGCGGCGGGGACGGTGCGGGTGCCgctggacggcggcggcgaccacgTGTGCGTGCCGGCGCGGATGGCGGTGCGTTCCGGCGTCGACCTGCTCGTGCCGCCAGCGTTCGCGGGCCTTGCCGTCGGGGCCTCCGCGTGTTTCGTCCGGGCGCTAGCTATCGGCCGCCGGCACGACGAGTACTAG